One segment of Streptomyces sp. NBC_01463 DNA contains the following:
- a CDS encoding FAD-dependent oxidoreductase: protein MIPEPDILIVGGGLGGVAAALAACRAGRTVVLTEETDWIGGQLTAQAVPPDEHPWVEQFGTTASYRALREGIRTYYRQWYPMRSEAAALTDLNPGAGRVSKLCAEPRAALTVLEGMIAPYRSAGLLTLLTEIRPVSARTEGDFVRSVTFDDGSTVGARYIIDATETGELLELAQVENALGAEARAEFDEPHAPEVADAANQQGITVCFALSHHEGEDHTIERPADYDFWRAYRPDFWPGPLLGFQAPDPRSLESVPRTLVPNPELDPLDVSADQSTDAGDKELWGFRRILARRMHRDGAFDSDITLVNWPLNDYWLKPYIGETQAEALDEARQLSLSLLYWLQTEAPREDGGKGFPGLRIRPDVTGTADGLAKSAYVRESRRIKAVTTITEHDVAIDIVGPRGGTRYRDSVGVGGYRIDLHPSTGGDNYIDIGSVPFEIPLGALVPRRVRNLLPASKNIGTTHITNGCYRLHPVEWNIGEVAGALAAHCLTEGVEPHRVQAEDKRFARFATLLDRAGVQRHWPDVRGY, encoded by the coding sequence GTGATACCCGAACCCGACATCCTCATCGTGGGCGGCGGACTGGGCGGCGTCGCCGCCGCTCTCGCCGCCTGCCGGGCCGGCCGCACGGTCGTGCTGACCGAGGAGACCGACTGGATCGGCGGTCAGCTCACCGCACAGGCCGTACCTCCCGACGAACACCCGTGGGTCGAGCAGTTCGGCACCACCGCGTCCTACCGGGCCCTGCGCGAGGGCATCCGTACGTACTACCGCCAGTGGTACCCGATGCGCTCGGAGGCCGCCGCGCTGACCGACCTCAACCCGGGGGCGGGCCGTGTCAGCAAGCTGTGCGCGGAGCCGCGTGCCGCGCTGACCGTCCTGGAGGGCATGATCGCGCCCTACCGGTCGGCCGGACTGCTGACCCTGCTCACGGAGATCCGCCCGGTCTCGGCCCGGACCGAGGGCGACTTCGTGCGCTCGGTCACCTTCGACGACGGCTCCACCGTCGGGGCGCGCTACATCATCGACGCCACCGAGACCGGTGAACTCCTCGAACTGGCCCAAGTGGAGAACGCGCTGGGCGCCGAGGCCCGTGCGGAGTTCGACGAGCCGCACGCGCCCGAGGTGGCCGACGCCGCCAACCAGCAGGGCATCACCGTGTGTTTCGCGCTCTCGCACCACGAGGGCGAGGACCACACCATCGAGCGGCCCGCCGACTACGACTTCTGGCGCGCCTACCGGCCGGACTTCTGGCCCGGCCCGCTGCTGGGTTTCCAGGCTCCCGACCCGCGCTCGCTGGAGTCCGTCCCGCGCACCCTGGTCCCCAACCCGGAGCTCGACCCGCTCGACGTCTCCGCCGACCAGAGCACGGACGCGGGCGACAAGGAGCTGTGGGGGTTCCGGCGCATCCTCGCCCGCAGGATGCACCGGGACGGCGCCTTCGACTCCGACATCACGCTCGTCAACTGGCCGCTGAACGACTACTGGCTGAAGCCGTACATCGGGGAGACCCAGGCCGAAGCACTGGACGAGGCACGGCAGTTGTCGCTCTCGCTGCTGTACTGGCTCCAGACGGAGGCCCCCCGCGAGGACGGCGGGAAGGGGTTCCCGGGGCTCCGGATCCGTCCGGACGTGACCGGCACCGCCGACGGTCTCGCCAAGTCCGCGTACGTGCGCGAGTCCCGCCGCATCAAGGCCGTCACGACGATCACCGAGCACGACGTGGCCATCGACATCGTCGGTCCGCGGGGCGGCACCCGCTACCGCGACTCGGTCGGGGTCGGCGGCTACCGCATCGACCTGCACCCGTCCACCGGAGGTGACAACTACATCGACATCGGCTCGGTGCCGTTCGAGATCCCGCTCGGCGCGCTCGTCCCGCGGCGCGTCCGCAACCTTCTCCCGGCGTCCAAGAACATCGGCACCACCCACATCACCAACGGCTGCTACCGGCTGCATCCGGTGGAGTGGAACATCGGCGAGGTCGCCGGCGCGCTGGCCGCGCACTGCCTCACCGAGGGTGTCGAACCGCACCGGGTCCAGGCCGAGGACAAGCGGTTCGCACGGTTCGCCACCCTGCTCGACCGCGCGGGAGTCCAGCGCCACTGGCCCGACGTCCGGGGTTACTGA
- a CDS encoding LacI family transcriptional regulator, producing the protein MAGVSQATVSLVLANKQNGVVISDETRQKVLDAAQELGYVPDPAARSLAAAHNNLLGVFSFTSTFPTDVRHSYYPFLVGVEQEAAARGFDLVLFTGSSSGGAGAQAPEALGRVRLADGCLFLGRHIPTDQLRRFVDEGFPVVHLGRRDELEGLSWVGADYVSATREVVAHLAAAGHRRLMLVRENDEAPASTDRERGFREGLAEAGIEGEVFRSADPAEQLTAQRLRGWLDDGVTALVAEETDTGNAWRALLAAVRAAGLRTPADVSLALLGSPPADLASDAVPTGFDIPRKELGAAAVRLLASLVAGDPVPEPLVACTFRPGATSGPVHSTSQGVS; encoded by the coding sequence CTGGCCGGGGTCTCCCAGGCCACGGTCTCCCTGGTCCTGGCCAACAAGCAGAACGGCGTGGTGATCTCCGACGAGACCCGTCAGAAGGTCCTCGACGCCGCTCAGGAGCTGGGCTACGTCCCCGACCCGGCCGCACGCAGTCTGGCCGCCGCGCACAACAACCTCCTCGGTGTCTTCAGCTTCACCTCGACCTTCCCGACGGATGTGCGGCACTCGTACTACCCGTTCCTGGTCGGCGTCGAGCAGGAGGCCGCGGCGCGCGGCTTCGACCTGGTGCTGTTCACCGGGTCCAGCAGCGGGGGCGCGGGGGCGCAGGCGCCGGAGGCGCTCGGCCGGGTGCGGCTGGCCGACGGCTGCCTCTTCCTCGGCCGCCACATCCCCACGGACCAGCTCCGCCGGTTCGTGGACGAGGGGTTCCCCGTGGTCCACCTCGGCCGCAGGGACGAACTCGAAGGCCTGTCCTGGGTGGGTGCCGACTACGTGAGCGCCACCCGCGAGGTCGTCGCCCATCTGGCGGCCGCGGGCCACCGGCGCCTGATGCTCGTCCGCGAGAACGACGAGGCCCCCGCATCGACCGACCGTGAGCGCGGCTTCCGCGAAGGGCTCGCGGAGGCCGGGATCGAGGGCGAGGTGTTCCGCTCGGCCGACCCCGCGGAGCAGCTCACCGCACAACGGCTGCGCGGGTGGCTCGACGACGGCGTCACCGCGCTCGTCGCGGAGGAGACCGACACCGGCAACGCCTGGCGTGCGCTGCTCGCCGCGGTGCGCGCGGCCGGGCTCCGTACCCCGGCCGACGTGTCCCTCGCGCTGCTCGGCAGTCCGCCCGCGGATCTCGCCTCCGATGCCGTACCCACCGGATTCGACATCCCCCGCAAGGAGTTGGGTGCGGCGGCGGTACGCCTGCTGGCCTCTCTCGTCGCGGGGGATCCCGTCCCCGAGCCCCTGGTGGCCTGCACCTTCCGGCCCGGTGCCACGTCCGGGCCCGTCCACAGCACCTCGCAAGGAGTTTCGTGA
- a CDS encoding PmoA family protein: MFRTKLTHVHGERIDVSQDGTRLLSYVYAPEAPFEAPKPYLHPLATLSGAVVTDYRPNDHRWHKGLQITASHLSGQNLWGGNSYVHGEGYRALPGRVGSMTHDGFDDVRAEDGQAVIAERLTWRNHDGDPWAGERRRIEAAVTDPASGSWHLTVSTAITNLRDEELRFGSPTTAGREMAGYTGLFWRGPRAFRGGNILTAGAEGPDAMGTQSPWLGFTGELDGVDGHATLVFAHAPENDHTGEGDGHPAHWFVRNDPFAAVAPSWAFYDELVLPPGDTLTRRYRVVVADGRLGRADIVKYLADHPW; the protein is encoded by the coding sequence CTGTTCCGTACGAAGCTCACACACGTCCACGGCGAGCGCATCGACGTGTCGCAGGACGGAACCCGCCTGCTCTCCTACGTCTACGCGCCCGAGGCACCCTTCGAGGCCCCCAAGCCCTACCTGCATCCGCTCGCCACGCTGTCGGGCGCGGTCGTCACCGACTACCGCCCCAACGACCACCGCTGGCACAAGGGCCTGCAGATCACCGCGTCCCACCTCTCCGGCCAGAACCTCTGGGGCGGCAACAGCTACGTCCACGGCGAGGGCTACCGCGCACTCCCCGGCCGGGTGGGCTCCATGACCCACGACGGCTTCGACGACGTGCGCGCCGAGGACGGCCAGGCCGTGATCGCGGAGCGGCTCACCTGGCGCAACCACGACGGCGACCCGTGGGCCGGCGAGAGGCGCAGGATCGAGGCGGCCGTCACGGACCCGGCGTCCGGCAGCTGGCACCTCACCGTGTCCACCGCGATCACCAACCTCCGTGACGAGGAACTGCGGTTCGGCAGTCCCACGACCGCGGGCCGCGAGATGGCCGGCTACACCGGCCTCTTCTGGCGCGGGCCGCGCGCCTTCCGCGGCGGGAACATCCTGACCGCCGGGGCCGAGGGACCCGACGCCATGGGCACCCAGTCGCCGTGGCTCGGCTTCACGGGCGAGCTCGACGGCGTCGACGGACACGCCACCCTCGTCTTCGCGCACGCACCCGAGAACGACCACACCGGCGAGGGCGACGGCCACCCCGCCCACTGGTTCGTCCGCAACGACCCCTTCGCCGCGGTAGCCCCCTCCTGGGCGTTCTACGACGAACTGGTGCTGCCCCCGGGCGACACCCTCACCCGGCGCTACCGGGTCGTCGTGGCCGACGGGCGGCTCGGGCGCGCGGACATCGTCAAGTACCTGGCGGACCACCCGTGGTGA
- a CDS encoding cupin, translating into MVTFAGLPGAVGVSHLGVYDWEAADGLHGGTPHLHLTCSEGYVVQAGRGAVHTLTADGFTVTPLAPGSLVWFTPGTIHRLVNEDGGLRITVLMQNNGLPEAGDAVLTLPPPYLTDPARYAQAVALPADDPARAARRRRDLALEGFEVLRRASEAGDNGPLLAFHEAAAALVRPRVADWRQRWERGAAEAARVTGEQLGRLAEGDAGHLADASVHTAVPAEAGRYGMCGRLDTYRLPGA; encoded by the coding sequence GTGGTGACCTTCGCCGGACTGCCCGGAGCCGTGGGCGTCTCCCATCTGGGCGTCTACGACTGGGAGGCGGCCGACGGTCTGCACGGAGGCACCCCGCACCTGCACCTCACCTGCTCCGAGGGGTACGTGGTCCAGGCCGGGCGCGGGGCGGTCCACACCCTGACCGCCGACGGGTTCACCGTGACCCCGCTCGCTCCCGGGTCCCTGGTCTGGTTCACCCCCGGCACGATCCACCGGCTGGTCAACGAGGACGGCGGGCTCCGGATCACCGTGCTCATGCAGAACAACGGGCTCCCGGAGGCCGGTGACGCCGTCCTCACACTGCCGCCGCCGTATCTGACGGACCCCGCCCGCTACGCGCAGGCCGTTGCGCTCCCGGCGGATGACCCCGCGCGGGCCGCGCGCCGCCGCCGGGACCTGGCGCTCGAAGGGTTCGAGGTGCTGCGTCGCGCTTCGGAGGCCGGCGACAACGGCCCGCTGCTCGCGTTCCACGAGGCAGCCGCGGCGCTGGTGCGGCCCCGGGTCGCCGACTGGCGGCAGCGCTGGGAACGAGGGGCCGCCGAGGCGGCCCGGGTCACCGGGGAACAGCTCGGCCGGCTCGCGGAGGGCGATGCCGGACACCTGGCGGACGCCTCCGTGCACACCGCGGTCCCCGCGGAGGCCGGCAGGTACGGCATGTGCGGGCGGCTGGACACCTACCGGCTCCCGGGGGCCTGA
- a CDS encoding discoidin domain-containing protein: MPEAPAYYDRRRFVQLAGLTGLLTAGSLALPGAATAAGPSAAPGGSRHGGGAEQDSIAETYYQVLLTHTRWAETQWDAALGHYTAKDFGFAVVLGNAVLLTQGTYDSGRAGIAKDELLSRTLATLKHFAASNRLTGGTEWGRKLFFDTTFQLYFVLAARLLWDQLDDATRRNVDTIAREQAQYTTALGDRTDPDSGDWTPNGLKGGFVGDTKLEEMGVYAQSLAPGLAWAPTDSRYEAWSAAFGRWTRNEAGLPAADLANPALVDGVAVDANTATNLYDTFIVENHNSFGPHYQEELWRTSGRNAAHFIAAGRPMPQVLTSQPNAGPLWRTLLMVMSDAGEPLMPMVADREHLYGRDVIPLAFLAQVTGDRAAAWAEAAMAKRLEPYQAYAPEYRLAKFSGEAKYEPEARAEIAISYLLHRWRAAHGGPVTPLSDEAFYDLASGVRDFAEGPGLVVQQTRAAWAAAVSKPGFVKFAWQPAHDDWLFALSGSTPMFLPSTGSKVQRRSVTTYRKVRDGIDATASVLELDTGIAGFTTLPSGAVVYATSGTAAGEGHLQIHNLTMPGLAGLDGSRTYTSAEGSVQVKSKDSGNTSGGTGPRVDTLALPRGSHRFVRMQGVAGHPQYGYSLYTVSVRDGADGTDLARTATATASSAATGREAAYVLDGDGTTRWAVAVAERGRQDSWLTVDLGSAVAFDRITLAWESAAAARYQVQVSDDGKTWTELTRFPEAELTSSGGWLSVDGRAGLVVRDAAHPLAVYGDMVVLSDGPAEALTVEGHPTGDPAVLKAAAAREAPRAANPVVHASTAGGHLSLFNLSPDSVKTVVALPRQDAALVLYAGTQTVTASGTDFSAELDGATAAVAAARFTLLPATGRTVPPGVRADVVDAATVRLTGPSCDLFVTAGNGRRTKVRLRRGRTTTVSVRDVVPYPLDDAALGRDTFPNAPRPAGMSDPSAAVDGDRHTSWTPGSDGARMVVDLGSVLPVERILVEWTTSRVPRATVGFSDDGVSYRLGGTLRGRGTMTALTAGATARYVALDVSGWSSGHARLRALSVLPR, translated from the coding sequence ATGCCCGAAGCACCCGCCTACTACGACCGGCGCAGATTCGTTCAACTCGCAGGACTGACCGGACTGTTGACCGCCGGTTCACTCGCTCTCCCGGGTGCGGCCACCGCCGCGGGCCCGTCCGCCGCCCCCGGCGGCAGCCGTCACGGCGGCGGTGCGGAGCAGGACAGCATCGCGGAAACGTACTACCAGGTGCTGCTGACCCACACGCGCTGGGCGGAGACGCAGTGGGACGCCGCCCTCGGCCACTACACGGCCAAGGACTTCGGCTTCGCGGTGGTGCTCGGCAACGCGGTGCTGCTGACCCAGGGCACGTACGACTCCGGACGCGCAGGCATCGCCAAGGACGAACTGCTCTCCCGCACGCTGGCCACCCTCAAGCACTTCGCCGCCTCCAACCGCCTCACGGGCGGCACCGAGTGGGGCCGCAAGCTGTTCTTCGACACGACCTTCCAGCTGTACTTCGTGCTCGCCGCGCGGCTGCTCTGGGACCAGCTCGACGACGCCACGCGGCGGAACGTCGACACGATCGCCCGCGAACAGGCGCAGTACACCACCGCCCTCGGCGACAGGACCGATCCCGACTCCGGGGACTGGACGCCGAACGGGCTCAAGGGCGGCTTCGTCGGTGACACGAAGCTGGAGGAGATGGGCGTCTACGCCCAGTCGCTGGCACCGGGCCTCGCCTGGGCCCCCACCGATTCCCGTTACGAGGCGTGGTCCGCGGCCTTCGGCCGGTGGACCCGGAACGAGGCGGGCCTTCCCGCGGCGGACCTGGCCAATCCGGCCCTGGTCGACGGGGTCGCCGTGGACGCGAACACCGCGACCAACCTGTACGACACGTTCATCGTCGAGAACCACAACTCCTTCGGCCCTCACTACCAGGAGGAGTTGTGGCGGACCTCCGGCCGCAACGCCGCCCACTTCATCGCCGCCGGCCGTCCCATGCCGCAGGTCCTGACCTCGCAGCCGAACGCGGGGCCGCTGTGGCGCACGCTGCTGATGGTGATGAGCGACGCGGGCGAGCCGCTGATGCCCATGGTGGCCGACCGAGAGCACCTCTACGGACGCGATGTGATCCCGCTGGCGTTCCTGGCCCAGGTCACCGGGGACCGTGCCGCCGCCTGGGCGGAGGCCGCGATGGCGAAGCGGCTGGAGCCCTACCAGGCGTACGCGCCGGAGTACCGGCTCGCCAAGTTCTCGGGTGAGGCGAAGTACGAGCCGGAGGCCCGGGCCGAGATCGCCATCAGCTACCTGCTGCACCGGTGGCGGGCGGCCCACGGCGGCCCGGTGACACCGCTGTCCGACGAGGCGTTCTACGACCTGGCCTCCGGTGTGCGGGACTTCGCCGAGGGCCCCGGCCTGGTGGTCCAGCAGACCCGGGCGGCCTGGGCGGCCGCGGTGAGCAAGCCGGGCTTCGTCAAGTTCGCCTGGCAGCCCGCTCATGACGACTGGCTGTTCGCGCTGAGCGGCAGCACGCCGATGTTCCTGCCGTCGACCGGGAGCAAGGTGCAGCGCCGCTCCGTCACGACCTACCGCAAGGTCCGCGACGGCATCGACGCGACCGCGTCGGTTCTCGAACTCGACACCGGCATCGCCGGCTTCACCACCCTCCCGTCGGGTGCGGTCGTCTACGCGACGAGCGGCACGGCCGCCGGTGAGGGGCACCTCCAGATACACAACCTGACGATGCCGGGCCTGGCGGGCCTGGACGGCAGCCGTACGTACACCTCGGCCGAGGGATCGGTCCAGGTGAAGTCGAAGGACAGCGGGAACACCTCGGGCGGGACCGGACCCCGGGTGGACACCCTCGCGCTCCCCCGGGGCTCCCACCGCTTCGTCCGCATGCAGGGCGTGGCCGGGCACCCGCAGTACGGGTACTCCCTCTACACCGTCTCCGTCCGGGACGGCGCGGACGGCACCGACCTCGCCCGCACCGCCACCGCCACCGCGTCCTCGGCGGCGACGGGCCGCGAGGCGGCATACGTGCTGGACGGGGACGGCACCACCCGCTGGGCCGTCGCCGTCGCCGAACGGGGCCGCCAGGACAGCTGGCTGACGGTCGACCTCGGCAGCGCCGTCGCCTTCGACCGCATCACTCTGGCATGGGAGTCCGCGGCCGCGGCCCGGTACCAGGTGCAGGTCTCCGACGACGGGAAGACCTGGACCGAGCTGACCCGGTTCCCCGAGGCGGAGCTCACCAGCTCCGGCGGCTGGCTCTCCGTGGACGGACGGGCCGGACTCGTGGTCCGTGACGCCGCCCATCCGCTCGCCGTGTACGGCGACATGGTCGTGCTGTCCGACGGTCCCGCCGAGGCCCTCACCGTCGAGGGCCATCCGACCGGGGATCCCGCCGTGTTGAAGGCGGCGGCGGCCCGCGAGGCGCCACGGGCCGCGAACCCCGTCGTGCACGCCAGCACGGCCGGCGGGCACCTGAGTCTGTTCAACCTCTCCCCCGACTCCGTGAAGACCGTGGTGGCCCTGCCCCGGCAGGACGCCGCACTGGTCCTCTACGCAGGTACGCAGACGGTGACCGCCTCCGGCACGGACTTCTCGGCCGAACTGGACGGCGCGACCGCGGCTGTCGCCGCGGCCCGCTTCACCCTGCTTCCGGCGACGGGGCGGACGGTGCCGCCGGGTGTCCGGGCGGACGTGGTCGACGCCGCGACCGTTCGGCTGACCGGTCCGTCGTGCGATCTGTTCGTGACGGCGGGCAACGGCCGGCGCACGAAGGTCCGGCTGCGCCGGGGCCGCACCACGACGGTGTCGGTGCGCGATGTCGTCCCCTATCCGCTCGACGACGCCGCCCTGGGCCGCGACACGTTCCCGAACGCCCCGCGTCCCGCGGGCATGTCGGACCCGTCGGCCGCGGTGGACGGCGACCGGCACACGTCGTGGACTCCGGGTTCCGACGGGGCCCGGATGGTCGTGGACCTCGGTTCCGTCCTCCCGGTGGAGCGGATCCTCGTGGAGTGGACGACGAGCAGGGTGCCGCGCGCGACGGTCGGGTTCAGCGACGACGGCGTCAGTTACCGGCTCGGCGGCACGCTGCGGGGCCGCGGCACCATGACCGCCCTCACGGCCGGCGCCACCGCCCGCTATGTGGCGCTCGACGTCTCGGGCTGGAGCAGTGGGCACGCACGTCTTCGGGCCCTCTCCGTGCTCCCCCGGTAA
- the ppsA gene encoding phosphoenolpyruvate synthase — translation MNERYVLDLQDVDGTQIAVVGGKAAHLGTLSRIDGVRVPPGLCVTTHAFRRVIAGTPSLDGRLDELSRVSPDDREGIRTLSAEIRRTIEETPVPDEVAAAVTRALARLGEGTACAVRSSATAEDLPTASFAGQQDTYLNIVGPAEILRHISRCWASLFTERAVTYRRRNGIDDRTVHMAVVVQQMVFPQAAGILFTADPVTGNRKTATVDAGFGLGEALVSGLVNPDVFTVRNDEVVAKVIGTKQLAIQALPAGGTQEVAVDAREQEQPALTDEQAVRLVRLGRRIEAHFGSPQDIEWCLVDDGFRIVQSRPITTLFPVPESDDEENHVYVSVGHGQMMTDPMKPLGYSMWQLTAMVAMHEAGGRLFVDVTGRLASPATRAGLLDAMGKGDPLIRDALETVLDRGDFVPTLPDTAPGRPPAGDAPAPIDTDPAIVTELIERSRVSIAALERDIRTKTGPELFDFLLEAFVEHRRVLSDPQSMKVIMAGMEATWWLNDKLQEWLGEKNAADTLTLSAPDNITSEMGLELLDVADVIRPYPQVVAFLQGVDDENFLDGLPKLEGGTEARDAIESYLDRYGMRCVGEIDITRPRWRERPSTLVPVILDNVRIFEPGAAGRRFEEGRQKAEKKAQDVLTRLRDLPDGDRRADEAERMIDRVRTFIGYREYPKYGIISRYFVYKQALLAEAERLVRAGVLAEKEDIFFLTFQELHDVARSNLVDDRLLARREEAFRSYHALTPPRVLTSDGEAVTGSYRRDDVPAGALTGLPVSAGTVEGRARVILDMAEADLEAGDILVTTFTDPSWSPLFVGIAGLVTEVGGLMTHGAVIAREYGLPAVVGVEQATRLIRDGQRIRVHGTDGYVEILPSTAPEHRSGE, via the coding sequence GTGAACGAGCGGTATGTGTTGGATCTTCAGGACGTCGACGGGACGCAGATCGCGGTCGTCGGCGGCAAGGCCGCGCACCTGGGCACGCTGTCGCGGATCGACGGCGTCCGGGTGCCGCCCGGGCTGTGTGTGACCACGCACGCCTTCCGGCGGGTCATCGCCGGCACTCCGTCGCTCGACGGCCGGCTGGATGAGCTGTCGCGCGTGAGCCCGGACGACCGGGAGGGGATCCGCACGCTGAGTGCGGAGATCCGCCGGACCATCGAGGAGACCCCCGTCCCGGACGAGGTCGCGGCGGCGGTCACCCGGGCGCTCGCCCGGCTCGGCGAGGGGACCGCCTGCGCCGTACGGTCCAGCGCGACGGCGGAGGACCTGCCGACGGCCTCCTTCGCCGGCCAGCAGGACACGTATCTGAACATCGTGGGGCCGGCGGAGATCCTCCGGCACATCAGCCGGTGCTGGGCCTCGCTGTTCACCGAGCGGGCCGTGACCTACCGGCGGCGCAACGGCATCGACGACCGCACGGTGCACATGGCCGTGGTGGTGCAGCAGATGGTCTTCCCGCAGGCGGCCGGAATCCTGTTCACGGCCGACCCCGTCACGGGCAACCGGAAGACCGCCACGGTGGACGCCGGCTTCGGCCTCGGCGAGGCACTCGTCTCCGGCCTGGTGAACCCGGACGTCTTCACGGTGCGGAACGACGAAGTCGTCGCCAAGGTGATCGGCACCAAACAGCTGGCCATCCAGGCCCTGCCGGCCGGCGGCACGCAGGAAGTGGCGGTCGACGCGCGGGAGCAGGAGCAGCCGGCGCTGACGGACGAACAGGCCGTGCGGCTCGTCAGGCTCGGGCGGCGGATCGAAGCACACTTCGGCAGCCCGCAGGACATCGAGTGGTGCCTGGTCGACGACGGCTTCCGGATCGTGCAGAGCCGACCGATCACGACGCTGTTCCCCGTCCCGGAGTCCGACGACGAGGAGAACCACGTCTACGTCTCCGTCGGCCACGGCCAGATGATGACCGACCCCATGAAGCCCCTGGGGTACTCCATGTGGCAGCTGACGGCCATGGTGGCCATGCACGAGGCGGGCGGGCGGCTGTTCGTCGACGTCACAGGGCGCCTGGCCTCACCCGCGACGCGCGCGGGACTGCTGGATGCCATGGGCAAGGGCGATCCGCTGATCCGGGACGCTCTGGAAACCGTCCTGGACCGCGGCGACTTCGTTCCGACGCTTCCGGACACGGCCCCCGGCCGCCCGCCGGCCGGGGACGCGCCCGCCCCGATCGACACCGATCCGGCGATCGTCACCGAACTGATCGAGCGCAGCAGGGTGTCGATCGCCGCCCTGGAGCGCGACATCCGGACGAAGACCGGACCGGAGCTGTTCGACTTCCTCCTTGAGGCGTTCGTCGAGCACAGGCGCGTGCTGAGCGACCCGCAGAGCATGAAAGTGATCATGGCGGGGATGGAGGCCACCTGGTGGCTCAACGACAAGCTGCAGGAGTGGCTGGGCGAGAAGAACGCGGCGGACACGCTCACGCTGTCCGCCCCCGACAACATCACGTCGGAGATGGGACTCGAACTGCTCGACGTCGCCGACGTGATCCGCCCGTATCCGCAGGTGGTGGCGTTCCTGCAGGGCGTCGACGACGAGAACTTCCTGGACGGGCTGCCGAAACTGGAGGGCGGCACCGAGGCGCGCGACGCCATCGAGTCCTACCTCGACCGCTACGGCATGCGGTGCGTCGGCGAGATCGACATCACGAGGCCACGCTGGCGCGAACGCCCCAGCACGCTGGTGCCCGTGATCCTCGACAACGTCAGGATCTTCGAGCCGGGCGCCGCCGGGCGCCGCTTCGAGGAGGGGCGGCAGAAGGCGGAGAAGAAGGCGCAGGACGTGCTGACACGCCTGCGGGACCTGCCGGACGGCGACCGGAGGGCCGACGAGGCCGAGCGGATGATCGACCGGGTCCGCACCTTCATCGGGTACCGGGAGTACCCGAAGTACGGCATCATCAGCCGCTATTTCGTCTACAAGCAGGCGCTGCTGGCGGAGGCCGAACGCCTCGTGCGGGCCGGGGTGCTCGCTGAGAAGGAGGACATCTTCTTCCTCACGTTCCAGGAACTCCACGACGTGGCACGCTCGAACCTGGTGGACGACCGGCTCCTCGCGCGGCGCGAGGAGGCGTTCCGCTCGTACCACGCGCTCACACCGCCCCGGGTGCTCACGTCGGACGGCGAGGCTGTCACCGGGTCCTACCGGCGCGACGACGTGCCCGCCGGCGCCCTGACCGGTCTCCCGGTCTCCGCCGGGACGGTCGAGGGAAGGGCCCGCGTCATCCTGGACATGGCGGAGGCCGATCTCGAAGCGGGCGACATCCTGGTCACGACGTTCACGGACCCCAGCTGGTCTCCGCTGTTCGTCGGGATCGCGGGCCTGGTGACGGAGGTGGGCGGACTGATGACCCACGGTGCGGTGATCGCCCGCGAGTACGGCCTGCCGGCCGTCGTGGGCGTCGAACAGGCGACCCGGCTCATCCGGGACGGGCAGCGCATCCGCGTGCACGGAACGGACGGGTACGTGGAGATCCTGCCCTCCACGGCACCGGAGCACCGGTCCGGTGAGTGA
- a CDS encoding ATP-binding protein, producing MSDPRPVAWLLTGLPGSGKTTFATALARGAVVRLSVDDRMTDLHGRIGKDHAASDHLALQAPVIEDVRRQFAALLGEGRSVVLDHGLGTRAVRDDYKGLVTECGGRWRLVHFQVAHDELLRRLAKRNGEPEHGVISRETLAWIAEHSEAPVGEGEEPPVLPGSA from the coding sequence GTGAGTGACCCCCGGCCCGTCGCGTGGCTCCTCACCGGCCTGCCGGGCTCCGGCAAGACCACCTTCGCGACGGCGTTGGCGCGGGGCGCCGTCGTCCGTCTGTCGGTGGATGACCGGATGACGGACCTGCACGGACGGATCGGCAAGGACCACGCGGCGAGCGACCACCTGGCGCTTCAGGCTCCCGTGATCGAGGACGTGCGGCGACAGTTCGCCGCGCTCCTCGGGGAAGGCCGCTCGGTCGTGCTGGACCACGGCCTGGGCACCCGCGCGGTCAGGGACGACTACAAGGGCCTGGTCACGGAGTGCGGCGGCAGGTGGCGGCTCGTCCACTTCCAGGTCGCGCACGACGAGCTGCTGCGGAGGCTGGCGAAGCGGAACGGCGAACCGGAGCACGGCGTGATCTCGCGGGAGACACTGGCCTGGATCGCCGAGCACTCCGAAGCCCCCGTGGGTGAGGGGGAGGAGCCCCCGGTCCTTCCCGGCTCAGCCTGA